One window from the genome of Aeromonas sp. FDAARGOS 1405 encodes:
- the fkpA gene encoding FKBP-type peptidyl-prolyl cis-trans isomerase: MNKFLKVSLLAAAVAVGLTACQKDEKPAAANTAEVKAEASKPAEATKAEAKSFEEQSGYAIGLSMGRYIANTLERQQELGIKLDNAVILKGVTDGLGKEAKMTDEEIQKVLQDYDAKINELTKAKAEKDAVENLKKGEEFLAANAKKEGVKSTESGLQYVVEKMGTGAKPKSTDIVKVHYTGTLTDGTKFDSSVDRGEPATFPLNQVIPGWTEGVQLMPVGSKFKFFLPSKLAYGEHGAGSIPANAVLVFDVELLAIEKPTADDAKK; encoded by the coding sequence ATGAACAAATTTCTGAAGGTGTCCCTGTTGGCGGCGGCGGTTGCCGTCGGTCTGACTGCTTGCCAAAAAGACGAGAAGCCTGCTGCGGCCAATACCGCCGAAGTGAAGGCAGAAGCCAGCAAGCCGGCAGAGGCGACCAAGGCCGAAGCCAAGAGCTTTGAAGAGCAATCTGGCTACGCAATTGGCCTCTCCATGGGTCGTTACATCGCCAATACCCTGGAGCGTCAGCAGGAACTGGGCATCAAACTGGACAACGCCGTGATCCTGAAAGGGGTGACCGACGGTCTGGGCAAAGAAGCCAAGATGACTGATGAAGAGATCCAGAAGGTACTGCAGGATTACGATGCCAAGATCAACGAGCTGACCAAGGCCAAGGCCGAGAAAGACGCCGTTGAGAATCTGAAGAAGGGTGAAGAGTTCCTGGCTGCAAACGCCAAGAAAGAGGGTGTGAAGAGCACTGAATCCGGCCTGCAATACGTGGTCGAGAAGATGGGCACTGGTGCCAAGCCGAAATCTACCGACATCGTCAAGGTGCACTACACCGGTACCCTGACCGACGGCACCAAGTTCGACAGCTCCGTCGATCGCGGCGAGCCGGCTACCTTCCCGCTCAACCAGGTTATCCCGGGTTGGACTGAAGGCGTACAGCTGATGCCGGTTGGCTCCAAGTTCAAGTTCTTCCTGCCGTCCAAGCTGGCCTATGGCGAGCACGGTGCAGGCTCCATCCCGGCGAACGCCGTGCTGGTGTTTGACGTTGAGCTGCTGGCTATCGAGAAGCCGACTGCTGATGACGCCAAGAAGTAA
- a CDS encoding DUF2956 domain-containing protein has protein sequence MAKYDKISPETQQEAMKIARANQKPGQTKEQTQLIAQGIQKGIDEYKKQMKARAREASRQKKWQAKARQPQGTPQTEVQDDQLELVEVSHQHLLPWILLVLSWLGFAAAWFWSH, from the coding sequence ATGGCCAAGTACGACAAGATTTCCCCCGAGACCCAGCAGGAGGCGATGAAAATTGCCCGTGCCAACCAGAAGCCGGGGCAGACCAAAGAGCAGACCCAGCTTATTGCGCAAGGGATCCAGAAAGGCATCGACGAATACAAGAAGCAGATGAAGGCGCGGGCCCGCGAAGCAAGCCGCCAGAAAAAATGGCAGGCCAAAGCCAGGCAGCCACAGGGCACGCCCCAAACCGAAGTGCAAGACGATCAGCTTGAACTGGTTGAAGTAAGCCATCAGCATCTCCTTCCCTGGATCTTGCTGGTGTTGAGCTGGCTGGGATTTGCAGCAGCCTGGTTCTGGTCGCACTAA
- a CDS encoding sigma-54 dependent transcriptional regulator — protein MAENKSRVLLVEDTRSLAVVYEQYLRQEGYEVVLADCGQQALAQLLASPPPVVLLDLELPDMSGMDILQMITEQQLPCSVVVITAHGSVDVAVEAMRLGAFDFLTKPFDSKRLCATVRNALKHQQLSSLVAHYRENFERCSFFGFIGASMAMQAVYRIIESAAPSKATVFITGESGTGKEVCAEAIHQCSPRSEQPFIALNCAAIPHDLMESEIFGHVKGSFTGAQGDRKGAASLADGGTLFLDEICEMDLELQSKLLRFIQTGTVQRVGSGKLETVDVRFICATNRDPLVEVKAGRFREDLYYRLHVIPLTLPPLRERGEDILLLARTLLQSYAKEENKRFKDFDVEAARVLLDYPWPGNVRELQNVVRNIVVLNDKELVSPDILPPPLNGVRPQLPAAIAAAVASAPAATGVANGPIRPLWLVEKEVIEQAIASCDGNIPKAAALLEISPSTIYRKKQGWEESNRA, from the coding sequence GTGGCTGAAAATAAATCGCGTGTCCTACTGGTGGAAGATACCCGTAGTCTGGCGGTGGTCTATGAACAGTACCTGCGCCAGGAGGGGTATGAGGTGGTGCTGGCCGACTGTGGTCAACAAGCGTTGGCGCAGTTGCTGGCAAGTCCTCCCCCCGTGGTGCTGCTGGATCTGGAGCTGCCGGATATGTCCGGTATGGATATTCTGCAAATGATCACCGAACAGCAATTGCCCTGCTCGGTGGTGGTGATCACCGCCCACGGCTCGGTGGATGTGGCGGTGGAGGCGATGCGCCTCGGTGCCTTCGATTTTCTGACCAAGCCGTTTGACAGCAAGCGGCTCTGCGCCACCGTCCGCAATGCCTTGAAACACCAGCAGTTGAGCTCGCTGGTTGCCCACTATCGGGAGAACTTCGAGCGCTGCTCCTTCTTCGGTTTTATCGGTGCCTCCATGGCGATGCAGGCGGTCTATCGCATCATCGAGAGCGCGGCGCCCAGCAAGGCGACCGTCTTTATCACTGGCGAGAGCGGCACCGGCAAAGAGGTGTGTGCCGAGGCGATTCACCAGTGCAGTCCCCGCAGCGAGCAGCCCTTTATTGCCCTCAACTGCGCCGCCATTCCCCACGATTTGATGGAGAGCGAGATCTTCGGTCATGTGAAGGGCTCTTTTACTGGCGCCCAGGGGGATCGCAAGGGGGCAGCCAGTCTGGCTGATGGCGGTACCCTGTTTCTCGACGAGATCTGCGAGATGGACCTGGAGCTGCAGAGTAAGTTGCTGCGCTTTATTCAGACCGGCACAGTGCAGCGAGTCGGCAGTGGCAAGCTCGAGACGGTGGATGTCCGCTTTATCTGCGCCACCAACCGGGATCCGCTGGTCGAGGTAAAAGCGGGCCGTTTTCGCGAGGATCTCTACTATCGGCTCCACGTCATTCCCCTCACCCTGCCGCCGCTGCGGGAGCGGGGCGAGGATATCCTGCTGCTGGCGCGTACCCTGCTGCAGAGCTACGCCAAGGAGGAGAACAAACGCTTCAAGGATTTCGATGTCGAGGCGGCGCGAGTGCTGCTCGACTACCCTTGGCCTGGCAACGTACGCGAGCTGCAAAACGTGGTGCGCAATATCGTGGTGCTCAACGACAAGGAGCTGGTGAGCCCGGATATTCTGCCGCCACCGCTCAATGGGGTTCGCCCCCAACTGCCGGCTGCGATTGCGGCAGCGGTGGCATCGGCTCCGGCCGCCACCGGCGTGGCCAACGGGCCAATTCGTCCGCTCTGGCTGGTGGAGAAAGAGGTGATCGAACAGGCCATCGCCAGCTGTGACGGCAACATTCCCAAAGCGGCGGCCCTGCTCGAGATCAGCCCCTCCACCATTTACCGTAAAAAGCAGGGGTGGGAAGAGTCCAATCGGGCCTGA
- a CDS encoding SlyX family protein, translating into MSQQLNDRIETLETRLAYAEYTIEQLNDEVTTQGRELDRLKYQIQLLIDKLQSVQPSQIASMAEETPPPHY; encoded by the coding sequence ATGAGTCAGCAACTTAACGATCGCATCGAAACCCTGGAAACCCGTCTCGCCTATGCGGAGTACACCATAGAGCAGCTCAACGACGAGGTAACCACCCAGGGCCGTGAACTCGATCGGCTCAAATACCAGATCCAGCTGCTGATCGACAAACTGCAAAGCGTACAGCCCAGCCAGATTGCCAGCATGGCCGAAGAGACCCCGCCGCCGCACTACTGA